Genomic window (Terriglobus sp. TAA 43):
GAACCTTCGCGACACCCACGGTGCTGGCAACTGCTGCGAAGTTGAACGACCTGACCATCGGTGACTTCAACAACGATGGACATCCTGATATCGCCTACGTTGCGGAAGCAGTGAACGGTGGCCAGGCGACACTCAACATTGTTTTGGGTAATGGAAACGGTGGCGTTGGAGGCAATCATTCCTACAATCTGAGCGGTGGAGACGCCGTAATGATCGCAGGCCTTGCAGCGGCTGACTTCGATGGCGATGGCAAGGCAGATCTTGCCTTGATCGGCAGCAACATCGTAAGTGGTGTGTTTTATGGCAACGGAGACGGCACATTCACGAATGTTGTGAGCAATAATCTCGCCTATCCGCGCGATCTTATCAACCTTACAGGCGGTGGCGCTTCGACTGCTTTAGATCTGAACAAGGATGGGAAGCTCGACATTCTTACAGGCAGTACTGTGCTGCTGAACATGTATGGCTCCGCTCCAAGCCTGCTTGCAACGACGGCCACGGCACTCACAGCAAATGCATCAACCATTCCTGCAAATGGTTCGGTTGTGTTGACCGCAACGACAACGTCGACAACTGCAGGGACACTGACGGGGACGGTGAAGTTTCTGGATGGCTCAAACACGCTTGGTATGGTGACACTAGCCTCGGGCAGTGCTTTATTGACAGCGAAAAATCTAAGTGTTGGATCGCATTTGATCACGGCTGTGTACTCAGGCGATAACACATACAGTACGTCGACATCTTCGGTTGTTACGGTAGCAGTTACGGCCTCTGTACCGACTATCGCAACCACGACGACACTAAACGCCTCTGCTTCGAATGTGTTCTCTGGAACGACTGTTTCGTTCTCTGCTACGGTTGCGCCTGCTACGGGCGCTGCGATACCTACGGGAACGGTAACATTCACCGATGGATCGACAACGTTGGGCACTGCAAACCTGGATGCGACAGGTAAGGCGACGTATTCGACGGCAGCGCTTAGCGTGGGTTCACATTCTGTGGTCGCATCGTATGCGGGGGCCACCACTTCAGCGGCGATCTTTACAGCATCGGCTTCTTCGACAGTTGCCGTGACAATTACTCCCCCAGGGTTCACCATTGCGTTAGCTCAAAGCACGAGCACTGCTACGCGTGGTTCATCTGCTACAAACACTCTGACCATTACGCCTGTGGGCGGATTTAGTGCAGTGGTGAATCTAAACTGCACCGGCGCTCCCTCCGGTTCGACATGCACGATCAATCCTGCTTCTGTTACGCCGAATGGTACGACTGCTTCGACTGCAACGATAACGCTGCAAACGAGTGCCAGCGCTTCAATTCGGCCTGCATCCTCTACTGTCTTGCTCTCTTTGCTTGGTCTGCCAACAATCCTCGGGATCGGCGTTTCGTTCACCCGATTCCGTCGCTATGGCTTGCGGCTACTCTCGTTTAGCTTGCTCTCCATGCTGTTTGTGTTGCCGGGCTGCGGCAGCAGCACTCCTGCTACAAACGGCTCCACCGGCACGGCGACGACAGCGAACCTGACCATCACTGCTACCTCCCCCGGCCTTTCGTCACCCCCGGCTCCGTTGGCATGGACCGTCAACATCCAGTGACTCCATCGTGGGGTGAGCTCACTGGAAGTTGCTATGCATCGGATTTCTTTGGATGATTCGCTCCTCGTTTGAGGGTAGATTGGATCATCACTAGAAGTCGATTGCGGGTTGGGCTGAATGAAGGCGGTACCGGGCGAGATTACGCAGCTGCTCATTAAGTGGAAAGACGGCGAACCTCAGGCATTTGAAGAGTTGATGCCGCTGGTTTACCCGCACCTCCGAGAGGTCGCGGCCGCTTACGTTCGTCGTGAGCGAACACCCGGATTGATGCAGGCAACGGCGCTGGTTCACGAGCTCTATCTGCGCTTGCTGAGCGAGAACCGGGCGGTGCTGGAAGACCGTGTGCATTTCTATACTTTTTCCGCCAAGGTCATGCGCCTCATCCTGATTGATCATGCCCGGGGTAACAAGGCGCAACGGCGCGGAGGTGGTCTGCAACATGTGCCGTTGAGTGACGACATGCTCTGGGTGGATGTCGGTAGCCCTGAGATTCTCCAGCTCTCTATCGCGTTAGAAGAACTGCAACTGGTGGATGCCTACAAAGTGCAACTCGTCGAGTTGCGCTTCTTTCTTGGTTGCACCGCAGAAGAGACCGCCAGCTTGTTGCAGGTGTCGAAGGCGACGGTTGATCGCGATCTACGCTTTGTGAAGGCCTGGTTATATCGCCGACTGTACCCGGAGACCGTAGCGGCCACAACTGCGGAATGAGTCACTTTTCTATTGTTTTACGCAGACAGCAATGTAGAAGCGTTAAGAAATACTTCACACAAGAGGCCAATGAATAATTCTGCCGAGTGGTTGCTGCGCACGGAAACGATCTTCCACGAAATCATTGCAATCGATGAACCTGAACGTAGCGCAGTCCTTGAGGAGCGTTGTGGCGACGATGACGCACTGCTCATGGAAATACGCTCGTTAGTGGTCGCCTACGAGGCAGAAGAGTGCTACCAGAGAGACGCTGCTGAGGCAGAACAACCGGTCGCAGATGAGCCGCACAGAATTGGCCCATACGCCATGGACAAGCTCCTTGGCCGAGGCGGCATGGGTGCCGTGTATCTGGCTCATCGGGTAGACGGCCAGTTCCAGCAACAAGTCGCTATCAAGATAATCGACTTGCCCCTTGCAACCGATCTTTTCCGAGACAGATTTCGCACGGAGCGCCAGATCCTTGCTGGCCTGTCGCACCCGTATATTGCGCGCTTGCTCGATGGAGGCGTGAGTCCGGATGGTGAGCTGTACCTTGCGATGGAGTACATCGAAGGTGTTTCGATCACACAATACTGCGAAGCGCATGCGCTGAATGTCGATCAGAGACTCGCGTTGTTTCACAAGGTCTGCGAGGCAGTTCAGTATGCACATCAGAACCTGATCGTACATCGCGATCTGAAGCCAGACAACATCCTGGTGGATGCGGACGGTAATCCGCATCTGCTGGATTTCGGCACGGCCAAGATTCTGACGCCATTGGCGACCGCTGAGAGAGATCTGACGCAAGCTGGGTTTCAAACGTTTACCCCGCGCTACGCCAGCCCTGAGCAGGTACTGGGACAGCCAATAACGATTGCTTCCGACATCTATTCTCTTGGTGTTCTGCTGTATGTGTTGCTCACCGGTGGCCCTCCCTACGAACTGAATGAGTTCACCACGGAAGAGATGGTGCGAGTGATCTGTGGGCAGGAGCCACGAAGGCCCAGTGCGGCCGGCGCTTCTTTGGGCAAGCTTGATGCGGATGTAGACAGCATCGTGTTGAAGGCACTGCGCAAGGAATCACAAGAGCGCTATGCGACGGTCGACCAGATGGCGGCGGATGTGCAGGCGTATCTGGAGCAAAGGCCAGTCCGGGCTCGACGTGGAAACAGAAGCTACCTCGCAGGTAAGTTCGTCCGTCGCAATAAGCTTGCTATCGGAGCAGCCAGCCTGCTGTTTGTCAGCGTGATCGCGGGTGCTGCGGGAGTGGCATGGCAGTCTCGCGTAGCCAATATGCAACGACGCAAGGCAGAAGCCCGGTCTGAGGATCTGCGCCAGCTCAGCGCCAGTCTCTTGTCTGAGCTAGACGATGCGATCAAGGAATTGCCAGGATCGACGTCCGCACAAAAGCTGCTGGTGACGCGTGTGTTGGAACACCTGGATCGTATGTCGGCAGACGGTGCTGACGATCAATTGACGCAGCTTGATGTGGCGGATGGCTACACAAGGATCGGCAATCTACAGGGCAATCAATATGACCAGAACATTGGTGATGCAGTAGGTGGGCTCGCGAGTCTTGACAAGGCCGTGGTGATCACGGAGAAGCTCAAGACGTTGCATCCCAACGATCCTGCTGTGCAACATGCCTACGGGTTGGCAGAGCAGTCACGAGGAGAAGTCCTGTTCGGTATGGGACGCCTCAAGGAATCGGTTGAGTCCTTGCGCCATGCCAGTGTCACCTTCGGCGATCTCGCGCTTGCACCCAAAGCGACATCGTTGCAGATGAGCGAAGCTGCCACTGCTTACGGTGGGTTGGGCGACGTGTTGGGACAGACAGGGCGCTTGAGTCTGGGAGACTCACAAGGTGCGCGGGACGCCTATCGTGCTTCTCTTCGCTTTCAACAGAGCGCTCTTCAGGCTGATCCGCACTCTGCGCGGGCGCGCCGCAGTCTTCCCATTTCGATGATGAAGATAGGCAACACAGAATTTGACCGCGACCCGTGGGTAGCCAAGGAGCAATACCAGGCCAGCCTGCAGGCAATGGAGAACTATCCCGCGGAGTTGAAAAAAGGATTTGCCTACACGCGCACATACGGTGGAATCGCGCGCAAATATGCAGCAGCACAGGCGGAAACCGGCGATTATGCCGGCTCAATCAAAACAATAGAGACATATCGCCCCGCGATGGCTGCATACGTGAAAGCCGACCCGACAGATGATCGGGCGCTGGCGGACCTGAATGCCTTTCTGGAAAACGAAGCGGGTTCCTACGAATCGCTAATGAATCCGTTGCTTAATCCCGTCGATGCGAATCGCCCAGAGCATCGAGCACGTGCGATCGCCTTATTGGAACAAACGGATGCAAACTACTCGATTCTGATGAAGCGGAACCCGCATGACGAAACATCGAAGGGAGCTCAGGCAGATGTCCAAGTGCGCCTCGGCGTTCTGGAGCAGGCAAATGGACAACGGGCGCAAGGCGCAGCCAAAGTAGAGCAAGGCTTGGGAACATTGCGTGAGTTGGTTCAGCCTGCCAACGCTCCCGTGTTCCTTCTGGATCAGATTTCGACGGATCTGCTTCGGATCAAACCCCTTTCGCAACGAGATTCGCAGGCAGAGATTCAGTACGCACTGCGAGCCGTTGCTCTGAATGGGCAGAAGCCGATTTATCGCCTCACTCTGGCGCAGTCCTATCGCTCCGTCGGCGATGTGGACAGGGCACATGACGCAGCTCGGGCAGGTTTGTCCCTGCTCGCTCCGGCACGCCCAGGTGAAGGAATGACGCGCACCCGGCGTCTTCTGGAAGCTGAATTGAAGTAGCCAGTCTCAACGGGGAAAATAATCTCGAAAAAATTCGAAAGCGGTGAGTCATTGTTTGGCTTTCTTCCGCACCTCTCAGTAGCCGACGCATAGCAGTTTCTGCAAGAGCGGCGAGAACTCCAAGAGGTGCTCCATGCTTTCTGCCCGGGTCCGTCCCACTTTTCATGCCATCGTTCTCTCAATTGGTCTTCTCATCAGCTTCTTTGTGCTGAGCCTGCCGGCGTATGCACAACCGAAGTTGACCACGCTTTCTTCCAATGTGATCGACACCTGGGAAGGTGCCATCCAGGCCAGCGATGGGAACTTCTACACCACGTCCATCATCACCATGCGGGTCTCAACACCCTATTCCTGCGAAGACAATCCTGCCGACACCTGCAGCTACATCACCAAAATCAAGCCCGATGGCACTGCCACCATCTTCCACACCTTTCACCAGGTGGACGGTCAGGAGAACGTCGATGGCATGTCGCCGAACCCGATCATCGAAGCCAGCGATGGCAACTTCTATGGCTCTGCGCTGATGGGAGGCGCTGGAGGCATCGGCACCATCTTCAAGATCACTCCTGCAGGAACCTTCAGCGTGATCTTTACCTTTACTCACGCATACCAAAACGGTGTCGAAACCAGTCTTCCCTACGGTGGTTATCCTGGTCCGCTCGTCGAAGGCAGTGACGGTTTCCTCTATGGCACAACGCAGATTGGTGGCCCGGTCGGCACTGACTACGGAACGATCTTTAAGGTAAGC
Coding sequences:
- a CDS encoding ECF-type sigma factor — translated: MKAVPGEITQLLIKWKDGEPQAFEELMPLVYPHLREVAAAYVRRERTPGLMQATALVHELYLRLLSENRAVLEDRVHFYTFSAKVMRLILIDHARGNKAQRRGGGLQHVPLSDDMLWVDVGSPEILQLSIALEELQLVDAYKVQLVELRFFLGCTAEETASLLQVSKATVDRDLRFVKAWLYRRLYPETVAATTAE
- a CDS encoding serine/threonine-protein kinase → MNNSAEWLLRTETIFHEIIAIDEPERSAVLEERCGDDDALLMEIRSLVVAYEAEECYQRDAAEAEQPVADEPHRIGPYAMDKLLGRGGMGAVYLAHRVDGQFQQQVAIKIIDLPLATDLFRDRFRTERQILAGLSHPYIARLLDGGVSPDGELYLAMEYIEGVSITQYCEAHALNVDQRLALFHKVCEAVQYAHQNLIVHRDLKPDNILVDADGNPHLLDFGTAKILTPLATAERDLTQAGFQTFTPRYASPEQVLGQPITIASDIYSLGVLLYVLLTGGPPYELNEFTTEEMVRVICGQEPRRPSAAGASLGKLDADVDSIVLKALRKESQERYATVDQMAADVQAYLEQRPVRARRGNRSYLAGKFVRRNKLAIGAASLLFVSVIAGAAGVAWQSRVANMQRRKAEARSEDLRQLSASLLSELDDAIKELPGSTSAQKLLVTRVLEHLDRMSADGADDQLTQLDVADGYTRIGNLQGNQYDQNIGDAVGGLASLDKAVVITEKLKTLHPNDPAVQHAYGLAEQSRGEVLFGMGRLKESVESLRHASVTFGDLALAPKATSLQMSEAATAYGGLGDVLGQTGRLSLGDSQGARDAYRASLRFQQSALQADPHSARARRSLPISMMKIGNTEFDRDPWVAKEQYQASLQAMENYPAELKKGFAYTRTYGGIARKYAAAQAETGDYAGSIKTIETYRPAMAAYVKADPTDDRALADLNAFLENEAGSYESLMNPLLNPVDANRPEHRARAIALLEQTDANYSILMKRNPHDETSKGAQADVQVRLGVLEQANGQRAQGAAKVEQGLGTLRELVQPANAPVFLLDQISTDLLRIKPLSQRDSQAEIQYALRAVALNGQKPIYRLTLAQSYRSVGDVDRAHDAARAGLSLLAPARPGEGMTRTRRLLEAELK